The DNA region TATCAATAAAAACCACCAGCAATTAATGACTAGATGATGGTTTCTTTAGACATTTcccttcaagaatttaattatcaGTAGCTAAAATTCAAgttacaacacaacaacaacaactcagtataatctcactagtggggtctgggaaggatagtgtgtacgcagaccttaccctaccttgggatagagaggttgtttccgataaaccctcggctccctccctccaagaactcaccaccttgctcttgggttgactcgaactcacaaactCTTGTTTGGAAGTaaagggtgctcaccactagagcaactcactcttgtcAGTTACAGCACACCAATGCACCTTTTTTAACTCCTATCAATGGTATTCAAAATGCAGAACAGCAAGcaaaattactcctaaaaatgAAACAAGACATTCAATTCAAGGACTTAAAATCAGGACAGTGAAGCCAATGTGCAATCTTTCTTTCAAATTACCGCCTTATTAAGCTGCAGATTTAGGGCCTGAAAAAGAGAATGTAAAACTTACCCAAGAATGGATAAGACAGTCAATGCAATAGGGTTGAGTTGCAACCAATAACCAACAGGAATAGCCCCACGAAGCTCAATAACAGGAAGTGTAGCCAAAGCAAACACAACAGCTTCATCTGGCCAGCCTAAACTTCTCAAAGCAGTAGCAACTTTTACACCAAAGCCCGAAGCCCGAATagagtcagcagcagcagtagcagcttTTGCATTCCCTGAAACTGCAAATAAACCAATAGATACAGAGGCCCATAACAACACCCACAACAGGAATTTCAATGGTTTTTCCTCAGTAGCCAGTAAAGACTCTTCCTTTTCAATTATCTCAAGAAAACTATCAGAACAAGAAGCTCTTTTTACCCTTTGAATATGACCCAAATGGTTAGAAGTTTGAGTCTTTAAGTGAATTTTTTCCTTCTGATGCAAGAAAGATTGAATATTGGGGAGTAAAGTTTGAGTCTTTAAGTGAAATTGTCTGTTTTTGTGCAAGAAAGATTGAATCTTGGGGAATGAGAAAGAGGGGTAAGACTTTCTGTAAGAGAAAGTTAATAACTGGGGAGAGTGGGATAAAGAAGTGGCCATTTGGTGTAAGAGAAAATGTACTGAAGAATACAGAGAAATACAGCTTACGTGTTTGAGCTTAGAACACTATTAAGGTACATTTTCATGGTTAACAATGAACAGAATGAGGAGCTTTTAGGTTGGGATTTGTGAAAGGCTTAATAAACTGATAGTAAGGAGAAGTCTATAGCATTTTGGATTTGTATTTTAGTAGGGTTTTTGGAGATTGAGTGGATTTTTCATTTTGGGATGGCCGGATAAAGCATAGGAAACTACGTTAGGGAGGAGCAGACGAAGTTTTTAATTTTTCTACATTAATTGGTCAATTTTCATACACTAAACTATGAGATAATTTTAAGGCTAAACTAGAAAATTTTATAAACCCATTGGTTAATAAAGTAGGCGATATAgcgttaaaaaaaattataaaaaaataaagtagGTGATATAgcgtataaaataaaataaagtagctGATAATATTGGAGGCTAAAGTTTAAATTCACGGATAAAAtatgttttgtgatttttttacCTTGATATACAAAATTACTGGTGGAAGAAAAATCCAAGTTACACAAACTAATCTAAACACGTTTgttaattacaaaaaaaaaaaaaaaaaaaaaaagaatcaataaTCTCTATAAACAGATGCGGACGCACAGCAAAGGAGAGAGGTAAATAGGTAATCGACAAGCAAAAGCTTCATATATACTTGCAAATATTTTCAATTAGATATTAGCATAAACGTTCGGATCAATCTTTATATAGTGATAACTTTATATTAAATGTTACAGTGCCTTGAGACCGTAAAATCTTGCGTCCGCCTCTATCTATAAGTTTGACGTtacagcatatatatatatatatatatatatatatatatatatatatatatatatatatatatatatcactaacATAGTTATATACAAGTTGACTCAAAAAAATCTGGTGGTTGGTCCAAATAGTTATGGGAGATTCCTATTACTtgatttcttttactcttttatGTATTCCCTATAATCTATAATTTGTATAGATTAAAATCTGCCCCCAAGGGAATTTAGCATGAAATGGTGTTACGGAAAATGATGTGGTCGAGGTCGACTAGTAAACAATGGGGCTCGTGGCCAGGCGGTCAATAACGGTCGAGGTCAAGTATCAAGAACAGTACTAACGGCTAGTTTTTGTAATAAGATATTTAAGAGAATATTTCATTGAATATTCTCTATACTTGTCCTTTTAGGATTGACTGGGGacatgtcccatataaatagaaaaagagatgGGGAGGGTAATTCTCAttttgataagaacacttttggagaagaagacctttttataaagattcTCGTTCATATTATTCCACACGTTTCCATCAGATCCAAGGATTGTTCATACAAATCTTGGATCTATCTTACATTCACCGTTGTCAGGCAGAATATTGTCTTTGTCTACTCATTATcgggtgaatcattctccttatttacatAAATGTCATTGATTGACATTTATCGCTAGATATGTCTCATTTAATGTTTTAGTGGTAAGGAAATTTCATATTTATTGTCATTAATCATATACAAACTCTATCTCTCCCATCGTGCATCCTTGTGCTTAATATCTAAAGTTATTATCCTTAACTAGGTTTAACCTTTCATTATATAAATTTAACAGTTTAACCTGAGATTATATTtcttggtcaaacaatttggcggcGTCTGTGGGAATTTCCTAGTCaaatttttagtttcttctagatctataactagcacggtttaaaaaaaaaatgcgAAACTCTTTTTTCCTTGTACACACAGATCTGACATGGCAGATAATGGAGAAGAAAGAATGAAGGTAGTGGCCGACCTCACCACCAACCTCTTGAACACCATAAATGAGGTTTTTGAAACAGAATGCGAGGATATAACGCCTAACGCCTCCCCCAAGCGAGATGGGTCGCCCCTCCCTCACGGCAGTATCGTAACATCCCGCGGTAAAGGAGCTTCCACGTCCACGATGGAAGAGGTGCCATCAGCAGTGAAAAAACTACTTGAGGCATGGCTAACTAACACGCTAACCGACATCTTCGACAAACACGCCCAGGAGACAGCTAGAGAAAATGCAAGGACTTGCATTACACTGACAACGGTCGAGCAGCGCATCCCTCTCCCTCCAGTAACAGGTATCACTCATAATGTTAATAATGCAGGTGACGACACCCTCACAGCCATTCTAAAAAAgatggaagaaatgaaaaatgagaacaAAGTGCTTCGGGACCAAATGAGAGATCACCGAGAAAGAGTCTACAAAATACCGGGTGCCCCAAAACTCTTGCCAAAAAGAGATGCTGGTCGGTTCATCGAGCAACCATACATTGATGAAGCCGCCCCACATACCATACCTAAGACCTTCAAGATGCCGccttatctgaaaatatatgatggTACGACCGACCccgaagatcatgtgactcactaTGTCATTGCTGTAAAAGGCAATGATCTctccaaagaacaagtatccaccaTCTTGTTGAAGAAGTTTGGCTAGACCCTCACCGGAGGAACATTAACTTCGTATTCACAACTGCACACGCGTTCCATCGAAATATTCGAAGAGATAGCCGGCAAGTTCATAACGGCCCATGCTGGGACTAAAAAGGCGGAGGCAAGAGTGAGTGAAATATTTTCCATCAAACAATCGCCTGGAGAAGGATTGAGGGACTTCCTTGCTCAATTCAACCGAGTAAGGATGACCTTACCAAATGTATTGGAAGGAATGGTTGTAGCAGCTTTCCAAAATGGGCTGAACAGGAATGGCTCAATAGTGACAAGAAAATTATTAAGTCGGCTTGTGAAATATCCTtcaaccacttgggatgaaatacacaacGCCTATTGTGTCGAGGTCCGTGCAGACGAGGATGACCTGAATGGGCCAACTCATCGGTTGACCTCGGTACAGGCCGAATCCAGGAAGGATAGAAGAAATGATGTCAGGAGGGATCTCGCAGCTCCATGACCCAACCGAAAAAGACACCAGTCGTATATCAGAAACTCCATCATGCCCCCCTCCCGCCACGAAGAGGGCCTATATAGACCAAGGACAGGGACTCACCggaatgagagaggtatgccccatTTGTTATCCgctcataatttttgtgtgtcaccctCAGAAATAGTCTATGCATTGGAGAAGCTCGAACCAAAGGtaaagtggccacaaaagatgaggtcaTACCCAAGCACCAGAAAGTCAAATGCCCTCTGCGAGTTCCACCAAGAGCGAGGTCACAAAACTGAGGATTGCATCGCCCTAAGGCAAGAGGTCGTAAACATGCTTCGCTAAGTACACCTCAAAGAATTGTTGAGCGACCAGGTGAGGACCAGATTTGCCCGAGGACGCGAACAACACTAGGGACTGCCGAAACCACCATCACCGATCCACACCATTCAAATGATCATTGGGGGAGGCGATGACGCTTCGGTCAACAGTGTAAAGTTCACCATAAACCACAAGCTCAAACGGTCGATCACTCACAAACCGtatgatgaactcgaagaaagtatcatctcgataagtcagatacccacAGTTTGGTTTTACCTCACTATGATGCCCTTGTTACCAATTTACGAATATTAGATACATATGTGAGATGCATTATGGTGGATGATGGGAGCGGCCCATGCATTATCCACcctcgagtacttgcacaaatgaaactcgaggataagatagtgacGTGCTGCATCACgctaacaggttttaacaatgcagttgaacgaaCATCTGGAGAAATCACACTCTCCGTCCTGGTCGGCGGCGTCACTCTGGAaaccacattccacatcatggaccaggacaCGGTGTACAACACCATAATAGGCTGATCCTAGATACACGCCATAAGGGTTATCCCCTCAAACTTGTACCAGGTTATCAAATTTCCAAtcccatggggaatattcagtgTACGAGGAGAACAACACACATCTCGAGAATGCTACCGCATCGCCCTGGATTGCACGACCACCCAACAAATAAAGGGCAAGGCAAAAGATGCATAGCAATTAACAGGGTCGAGGTCGAGCTGTGACGAAAGAGAGGACTTCATCAGAGATCCCGAAATAGTAGAGGCCACGAGatcaaccatagaagacctcgacctcGTCCAACTTGATGATAACGACCACAACAAGAAAGCCTACATCGAATGCAAACTTCAAGAACCAAATAAATTCCGTCAATTCTTAACTGCTAACGCATAATTGTTTGCTTTTTGCCATGtagatatgccaggtatcccgAAGGAGATCGCCACACACAAGTTGAACGTCGACCCATTCCACCCACCGGTGAGGCAGGTTAGGCGGAAGTTCAATTCTTCAATAAAGGTTCAATTAGGGAGTCAAAATACCCTCAATGGGTAGCCAATGTGGTCatgttaaaaaggaaaaaatagaaaGTGGCGAATGTGCGTAGACTTTATAGATATAAATAAAGCATGCTCCAAAGTTTCATTCCCGTTACCTCATATCGACTATCTCATTGACATAACGGATGGGCATGAACTGCTAAGTTTCTTAGATGCCTACTCATGCTACAATCAGATCCTCATGGAAGAGGGGGATCGGGAGAAGACCACTTTCATCACCCATCAAGGAACGTACTGCTACAGAGTTATGCCTTTTGgcctaaaaaatgcaggggcgacataccaaaggttggtgaccaaaatgttcaaagatcaaCTCGGCAAGACTATAGAAGTCTACATagacgatatgttggtcaagtccaaaagaaaagaagatcaCATCGGCCATTTGAAAGAAGCCTTCGATATACTCAGGCGATACGAAATGAAACTAAATTGCGAAAAGTGTGCATTTGGCGTGACCTTAGAAAAATTCTTGGGTTTCCTAGTATCACAATGAGGTATCGAGGTCAACCCAgaccaaatcaaagccatagaagGAATACCACAGCACTTAACCACCAAAACACAGGTTCAGAGGCTGATTGGCCGTATCGTCGCCCTATCAAGATTCATCTCGCGATCATCTGACAGATGCCACAAGTTTTTCGGCGTACTCAAAAAGGACATCAGCCTCCAGTGGACCTCCGAGTGCACCCAAGacctgaaggagttaaaggttTACATGTCATCATCGTTGTTGCTCTCCAAAAGTGGAACCTGGGGAACGCCTCCTCATCTATCTCGCCATATCTGAAGTGGCGGTGAGTGTGGTCCTGGTCCAAGaagataaaggtacgcaatctctcatatattacattagcaaaacttTAGTCGATGCCGATACGAGGTACCCCCACCTCAAAAAATTGGCCCTGgccttggtcgtagcttcacgaaagcttagaccctacttTTAGTGCCACCTCATCTCGGTAGTCACAACTTTCCCCTTGataagtattttgcataaacccaaGCTATCGGGTCAGGTTAGCCAAATGTGCCATAGAATTAAGCGAGCATGATATCATATATCAACCACGAACGGCGATAAAATCACAAGTCCTTGCCGACTTCGTCACTGACTTCAGCGTAACAATAatgcccgaagtcgaaaaagaagtcGTCCACGCTTATCCACAAACACAAGATCTATGGATTTTGTACACCAACATCGCTTCTAATGCGTCAGGGTCCGGACCGGGACTTGTACTCGAAGTCCCGACAAGCGAAGTGATTTACCAATCCACAAGGTGCCCGGACATGACTAaaaacgaggccgagtatgaggtcgTGATTGCAGGATTAAGGCTAGCACTCAAGTACGGGGCGAGACAGGTCGTACTATGCTGTGACTCTCAACTCgtcgtcaaccaagtcacagggactttccagatCAAAGAGCAAAGGTTATAAAAATACTAGGCCGAGATCTGCAACTACTGCCCGAGTTCGACGAATGCCAGCTCGACCATATTCCTCGAGCACAAAACATCGAAGCAGATGACCTCGCCAAATTAGCAACAGCCACTAAAAGCATAACCGGAGAAAGAAACatggtcaccctcctccactcaTCAATAAATCAAATCGAGGTAAGGACCATAAATCTAACTTGGGACTAGCGCAACCGTATTGCTATATACTTGCAGGATGGCATACTCCCAGATGATAAAAATGAAGCCAAGAAGTTTTGGATGCAAGCAGCTAGGTACAACATCATTCATAATGACCTATACAAGAGGATGTATGGCACCCCCGGCGAAATGCTTAGGCCCGAATCAAATGCGGTGCGTCCTagaagaagtccacgaaggccaCTGCAGAACTCATTCCAACAATCGAGCTCTGGTCAGATGTCTCATACGGGCATGttactactggcccaccatgaaaaaagaggCTGTAAACTTCGTGAAAAATGCGAGCAATGCCAAAAATATGCCCCAATTATCCATCAAGCGGGCGAGCACCTCCACTCGGCCACTTCCCATTGGTCGTTCATCAGgtgggaatggacatcgttggccctctcCCTGCGGAGCGAGGTAACGTacaatttcttttgattttaactgactatttttctaaatgggtagaagcagaaGCATTCGCCCAGATACGCGAATAGAAAGTGATCgcgttcatatggaaaaacatcatgTGCCGCTTCGGCctccccaaagagatcagttgcgacaacggaccccaaATTTATTGGAAAAAAGGTCACcgaattttttgagaagtggcatatcaaaagaatactctcaacACCATACCACCCAGCGGACAACGGGCAAGCGGAATCCTCCAATAAATCAAtattgaacatcatgaagaaaaagcttgAGGACGCCAAGGGACTATGGTCGGAGTTATTACCAGAAGTGTTTTGGGCCTACCGTACAACGCCGAAGGCGAGCACAGGAGAGACGTACTTATTAGTCTACGGGACTGATGCGGTAATACCCGTCAAAGTCGGAGAGCCTAATTTGAGATATTCCCATGAGAGCGGGCCGAGGAACGATGAAAGCAGAAGGCAAGAGCTCGACGAAGCCGAAGACCGGAGAGATATGGCCTACATAAGGATGATCGCCCAAAAACAACATGCAAAACATTATTATAACAAAAAGGCCAAGATCagaccactcaaagtcggggactacgtgctcaaagccaaaacacaagcaagcaaagacccgCGGGAAGACAAACTAATTGGGATGGTCCATACAAAATCACGGCTACAACAAACAAAAGGTCTTTCCatctagaaacaatggaaggaaaactactaccaAACAACAGGAACATCacacacctcaagtacttcaacttttaagaaaaaatgttcttcaagtcgtactcttttttccttcacttgagttttgtcccaattggattttctCAAGGAGGTCTTTAACGAGGCGACAAGGGGGACACTTCAAGCTGAAATACGAATGGAAGAAGGCACCGGATGGTCAGTTCATTGCCCAACCTCTCAACGCTTCTCCAGGTCgtccaatgaagggactagatagactgggactggaaTGTCAGCCTGGAAAACATGTAAAGTTCTCCAAGTATATGAACAAAACACAAATGCAAGAAGTTCGCCCATATTTTCTCCAGAGCAACATTGCCTCAATACCTACTCGGCCCCCGGCCACAATTAAGTAAAAGTTatatttgacctcgctcgaattaacccacattcgaccttgctcgaattaactaatacgggttacattcgacctcgttcgaataaaCACCCACTCGGCCCCCGTCCACAATTAAGAAaaagttacattcgacctcgcttgaattaACCCACatttgaccttgctcgaattaactAAGTAcgggttatattcgacctcgttcgaatcagcACCTACTCGGCCCCCGACCACAATTAAGTAAAagttacattcgaccttgctcgaattaactcacattcgacctcgtttcGAATTAACTAAGTAtaagttacattcgacctcgttcgaattaactaagTTGCATTTGACCTCGTTTCGAATTAACTAAGTAaaagttacattcgacctcgttttgAATTAACTAAGTAACagttacattcgaccttgctcTAATTAACACACATTTGACTTTGCTCGAATTAACTAAGTATGGGTTACAtttgacctcattcgaatcaacaCCCACTCGGCCCCCGACCACAATTAAGTAAAAGCAgcattcgacctcgcttgaattaACTCACATTCATCCTCATTTTGAATTAACTAAGTATAAGTTATATTCGACCCCGTTCGAATTAACtaagttacattcgacctcgtttaaAATTAACAAAGTAtaagttacattcgacctcgtttcgAATTATCTAAGTAtaagttacattcgacctcgtttcgAATCAACTAAGtataggttacattcgacctcgttcgaattagtACCTACCATCCCCCGGCCATGACCAAAACTGAGTTCTGTTTCGACCTCGTTCAACACACATAAACCAATTTTTTACGACTAAAGCGACCAAacgataaaacaaaagaaagaagcatACAAGCCTGAAGAAGGAAAAGAGTCAGGTACGAGCAACGAAAATGGCATTTCATAAAATATATTCTTTACAAAGGCTAGAACAGATGCCcacaaaaatatgtacaaaacttacaagcaaaaagaaagaaaaacaactaCTCGCCACCTAACCCAACAACGTCATCCATCTGACCGCCTAGGTCATCTCCACCTGCCTCTCCGCCAGTACCATCGCCACCGCATTCAGGATACTCATCCTCATATCACGCATCTTGTTCAATCCCATCCACGCCTATGTCCCCCTCGCCATCACCAGCCTCCGGCGTAGCGGGGTCATAGCCATAAACAGTCCGAGCTGAGCGTGCCTTAGCACGAGCAACCTCGAAGCCGGCCTCAAAAACTTTCCCCGCCGCCATAAGGTCCCTAAATATATCCTCGTTGGGCCTCTATGTGGACCCATATCTCATACAGATCCCGCTGAATGCCAGGAAAGGCAGAAGCGCGAGAAGAGGACAGCTGAGCCAATAACTAGGACTTTCGGCTTCAAGGGCGACAACTCGTTCATTAAGGCCTGAAGCTTCTTTCTCCAACTCCCATATA from Nicotiana tabacum cultivar K326 chromosome 24, ASM71507v2, whole genome shotgun sequence includes:
- the LOC107767606 gene encoding uncharacterized protein LOC107767606, which produces MATSLSHSPQLLTFSYRKSYPSFSFPKIQSFLHKNRQFHLKTQTLLPNIQSFLHQKEKIHLKTQTSNHLGHIQRVKRASCSDSFLEIIEKEESLLATEEKPLKFLLWVLLWASVSIGLFAVSGNAKAATAAADSIRASGFGVKVATALRSLGWPDEAVVFALATLPVIELRGAIPVGYWLQLNPIALTVLSILGNMVPVPFIVLYLKKLAIFLAGTNKSASKLLDFLFERAKEKAGPVQEFQWLGLMLFVAVPFPGTGAWTGAIIASVLDMPFWSAVSANFVGVVLAGLLVNLLVNLGLKYAIITGVILFIISTFMWSILRSLKKR